CGCCCATTATCGAAAACAGCCCGAGGATGCGTCAAGCCTGCTTGATGTCGGACAGCCGCCGATCAAAAACAACGTCCCACCGGACGAACTTGCCGCCTATATGATCATCGCCAGCATGGTCTTCAACCTGGATGAGGCAATCACCCATGAATGAGCAAATCCAACAACGTGCATTCGAAATATCCCGCCGTTATTTTCTGGGACGCGGTGCCGGCGTCGGTTTAGGCGCGATGGCGCTGGGACTGTTGGAAAGCACGCTTCGTGCTGAGACAGAGAAACCGAAGGCGATCGGTTTGCCGGATTTACCACATAAACCGCCTCGCGCCAAGAATGTCATTTTTCTGACACAGTCGGGTGGCCCATCACAGATTGAACTCTTCGATGATAAACCCGGTTTGATGAAATGGGCCGGTAAGGAACTGCCGGAAAGTGTGCGGCGGGGACAACGATTGACCACGATGACGGCCAATCAGAAGCAGTTGATCATGCCGTCGCGAACCAAATTCAAACGTTACGGCGAAAGTGGTGCGACCTTAGGAGAATGGCTGCCTTATCACGGCGAGGTGGCTGACGAGCTTTGTTTTATTAAATCGATGGTCACCGATCAGATCAATCATGCCCCGGCGATGACCAAATATCTGACAGGCCATCAACTGCCCGGGCGACCGTCGATTGGTGCCTGGTCGAGTTACGGACTGGGGAGCGAGAATCGGAATCTGCCCGATTATCTGGTGTTGATTTCCAAAATGAAGAGACCCAGCGATCAGCCGCTCTATGATCATTACTGGGGGAGCGGTTTTTTGCCCTCGCGTTATCAGGGGGTGAAGTTGCGAAATGCGAAAGAGCCCGTGTTATATCTGCGCGACCCGGATGGTCTGCCCCGGAATGTGAGACGGGGTATGCTGAATGGCATCGCCGAGCTGAATCAGATGCGCCTGGAACAGACGGGCGATCCAGAAATTGAAACACGCGTTCGTCAATATGAGATGGCCTGGCGGATGCAATCCAGTATTCCCGAGCTGAATGATCTGAGCGATGAGCCGGAATCCACGTTCGAACTGTATGGCCCCGATTCACGGCGGCCCGGCAGTTATGCCGCCAACTGTGTTTTAGCGCGACGTTTGATTGAACGCGGCGTGCGGTTCGTGCAGTTATTCCATCCCGACTGGGATCATCACAGCCGCCTGGGTTCGTGGTGTGTCGCGCGCTGTCGCGATACCGATCAGGCGAGTGCTGCGCTGGTGAAAGATCTCAAACAACGGGGCTTACTGGATGAGACGCTGGTGATCTGGGGCGGCGAGTTTGGTCGCGGCGTCGCCGGTCAAGGAAAGTGGGACAGTCCCGAAGGGGGCCGCGATCATCATCCGCGCTGCTTCACCACTTGGCTGGCAGGGGGCGGCGTCAAATCAGGCATGACGTATGGTGTCACCGATGAGTTCAGTTATAACGTGGCCGAAAATCCGGTTAATGTCCGCGATCTACATGCGACGGTACTGCATCTATTGGGGATCGACCATGAACGATTTACATTTCGACATCAGGGACTGGATTTCAGACTGACGGGAGTCGAACCGTCGAACATCATCAAGGAAATATTAGCATGAGACGGTTTACAGTCATGGCGTTTTTGATCGTGGGAATGTGTGCGAGCCTGCTTTGCAGCGCCGAAGCACGTGAGCCGGATGCAGTAATTGATATTTGGCCGAGTGCAGCACCGGGGGAAACAACGCGTCATACAGGCACGAAACTGGCCCGACGTGCCAATGAAAATCCACCGGCGACACGCGTGAAAGACATCACCCGCCCGCAGTTGCAGGTGTTTCAGCCGCCTGCTGATAAACGAAATGGTGTGGCGGTTTTGATCTTTCCTGGCGGCGGATACAATTATGTTGTGACAGATAAGGAAGGTTCGGAAGCCGCGGAATGGTTGAATGAGTTGGGGATTACCGCGTTTGTCGTGCACTATCGGACGAAACAGAAATCTCCTTCTATGCAGAAGAATGCACAGTTACCTCCTGCGTCGGAACGACCTCTGCAGGATGGTCAGCGTGCCTTGAGTCTGGTTCGCCAGCGGGCCGCTGAGTGGGGCGTCAAGCCGGACCGGATTGGCGTGATCGGCTTTTCCGCAGGAGGGCAGGCGGCTGCATTGGTCACCACGCGATTTGATGAGCGGTCTTACAAGCCCAATGATGCGATTGATCAAGTTTCCTGTCGTCCCGATTTCAGTCTGCTGGTTTATCCCTGGCGACTGGTTGACGACAAAACGGGCGCACTGAATGAAGTCTTCACGGTTTCAAAGTTGACGCCTCCCACGTTTCTGGTGCATGCTCACAATGACGGTGCCACGCCTCTCAGCAGTATTTTGTTCTATACGGCGCTCAAGAAAATTGGTGTCGGCAGCGAGTTGCACATCTATGAAACGGGCGGACACGGCTACGGCATGCGCCCCGTTGAAAATTCTGACGTCGATACCTGGACCGATCGCGCAGAAGACTGGCTGCGTCAGCGGTCGTTGACTTCTGCTAAGAAATGATCAATCGGCGGCTGGCTTTGTTGGCTCACAATGTTTGAGGGCCAACAAAGTATAGGCGGTGACCAGATTCGGGTCGCCTTCAAACCAGCGGTTGGATTTCGAGTTGACCCAGCTGCCGTTTTTCTGCTGTAGCGAAAAGAGATGGTCGGCAAGCTCTTTGCGCCAGTCATGTTCTTCTCCCTGGCTATCCTTGACCTGCGCCTCGTTCAACGTCGCGAGGGCTTTGGAAAAGAGCTGGTAATAGTAGTATAGACCGTTGTCGCCCATGCCGGGGTTGTTTTCGACGGTGTAGTTTTTCTGAATCCAGTCGATGGCCGCTTTGACGCGGGGATCTTTCGGAGTAAGTCCCGCATAGATCATACTTTTCAGACCCGCGTACGTCATACTGCCATAAGAACGGAGCCCTTGTTCTTTCGTTTTTCCTGCGGGAGAAGCACCACCGGCTGAGACGTTGTAATAGAAGCCGCCATCGTTCACCTTGGCGGCAGCAGGCGACGTATTATATTCGCTTTCGAGATTTTGGCAGCGGGAGACGAACGTGAGTGCTTTTTGAATCGCGGGATCGTCTGATTTCGCACCCGCGGCTTTCAAGGCTTCTATCATGAAGACCGTATTGGACAGGTCGGGGCGGCTTTTACCAGGGCCGTAACCGACGCCGCCATATTCGAGATCGCTCGGTTTGACATCTTTCGATTCATCGAACTGCAGGCCACGTAGAAACGTTTCCGCTTTTTTGATCTGCGGTGTGTATTTACCTGATTGGTTCGCGTCCTGGAGCGCCATCAACGCGACTGCGGTTTCGTAGCCCGAGTGTTGGCTGCGGGCCGAGCAGATGCGACCGTCTTCCTGACAGAAGGACACCAGTTTCTTTAGTGCTTTTTCGATTGTGGGATCCGTGACGGGAACACCCGATTCAATCAGAGCCGAGGTGACCAGTGCCGAGATGCCGGCAGCTTCATTAAAGGTCCAGGTGCCGTCTTCGTTTTGTGAATTTT
This genomic interval from Gimesia alba contains the following:
- a CDS encoding prenyltransferase/squalene oxidase repeat-containing protein; amino-acid sequence: MCCFLRLMLLGFVCWNSSLVLAAGPAPAKLKASREKAITFLKNSQNEDGTWTFNEAAGISALVTSALIESGVPVTDPTIEKALKKLVSFCQEDGRICSARSQHSGYETAVALMALQDANQSGKYTPQIKKAETFLRGLQFDESKDVKPSDLEYGGVGYGPGKSRPDLSNTVFMIEALKAAGAKSDDPAIQKALTFVSRCQNLESEYNTSPAAAKVNDGGFYYNVSAGGASPAGKTKEQGLRSYGSMTYAGLKSMIYAGLTPKDPRVKAAIDWIQKNYTVENNPGMGDNGLYYYYQLFSKALATLNEAQVKDSQGEEHDWRKELADHLFSLQQKNGSWVNSKSNRWFEGDPNLVTAYTLLALKHCEPTKPAAD
- a CDS encoding alpha/beta hydrolase: MRRFTVMAFLIVGMCASLLCSAEAREPDAVIDIWPSAAPGETTRHTGTKLARRANENPPATRVKDITRPQLQVFQPPADKRNGVAVLIFPGGGYNYVVTDKEGSEAAEWLNELGITAFVVHYRTKQKSPSMQKNAQLPPASERPLQDGQRALSLVRQRAAEWGVKPDRIGVIGFSAGGQAAALVTTRFDERSYKPNDAIDQVSCRPDFSLLVYPWRLVDDKTGALNEVFTVSKLTPPTFLVHAHNDGATPLSSILFYTALKKIGVGSELHIYETGGHGYGMRPVENSDVDTWTDRAEDWLRQRSLTSAKK
- a CDS encoding DUF1501 domain-containing protein, whose product is MNEQIQQRAFEISRRYFLGRGAGVGLGAMALGLLESTLRAETEKPKAIGLPDLPHKPPRAKNVIFLTQSGGPSQIELFDDKPGLMKWAGKELPESVRRGQRLTTMTANQKQLIMPSRTKFKRYGESGATLGEWLPYHGEVADELCFIKSMVTDQINHAPAMTKYLTGHQLPGRPSIGAWSSYGLGSENRNLPDYLVLISKMKRPSDQPLYDHYWGSGFLPSRYQGVKLRNAKEPVLYLRDPDGLPRNVRRGMLNGIAELNQMRLEQTGDPEIETRVRQYEMAWRMQSSIPELNDLSDEPESTFELYGPDSRRPGSYAANCVLARRLIERGVRFVQLFHPDWDHHSRLGSWCVARCRDTDQASAALVKDLKQRGLLDETLVIWGGEFGRGVAGQGKWDSPEGGRDHHPRCFTTWLAGGGVKSGMTYGVTDEFSYNVAENPVNVRDLHATVLHLLGIDHERFTFRHQGLDFRLTGVEPSNIIKEILA